Within Pseudomonas alloputida, the genomic segment GGCAAGCCGACCCTGTTCGTGATGGAAGGCGGCTACGCTGTGGAAGAAATCGGCATCAACGCGGTCAATGTGCTGGAAGGCTTCCAGCGCGCCCAGTCAGGAGCCCGATAATGGTCCGACTCAAACGTCTGCTCGCCCCGTTCATCGCTGCCACCCTGTTCGCAGGCGCCCTGCATGCACAAGCCGAGCAGCGCACCCTGCGTGTATATAACTGGTTCGATTACATCACCCCACAGACCTTGACTGCCTTCCAGAAGGACAGCGGCGTGAAGCTGGTGTACGACATCTTCGACACCAACGAGGCGCTGGAAGCCAAGCTGCTGACCGGCAACTCCGGCTATGACGTGGTAGTACCGTCCAACGTGTTCCTCGCCAAGCAGATCGAAGCCGGGGTGTTCCAGCCGCTGGATCGCAGCAAGCTGCCGAACTGGCAACACCTGGACCCGGCACTGATGAAGCTGATCGAAGCTAACGACCCGGGCAACAAGTTTGCCGTGCCGTATATGTACGGCACCGTGCTGATCGGCTTCAACCCGGCCAAGGTCAAGGCTGCACTCGGCGACAACGCGCCGGTGGACAGCTGGGACCTGATCTTCAAGGAAGAGAACATCGCCAAGCTCAAGCAGTGCGGCGTGGCCCTGCTCGACTCGCCGTCGGAGATTCTACCGCTGGCGCTGCAGTACCTGGGCTTGCCGCCGAACAGCGACAAACCGGCGGACTACAAGAAGGCCGAGGAACTGATGCTGAAGATTCGTCCGCATATCACCTACTTCCACTCCTCGAAGTACATGGCAGACATCGCCAATGGCGACATCTGTGTGGCAGTGGGCTACAGCGGCAGCTTCTCGCAGGCAGCCAACCGCGCCCGTGAGGCGAACAACGGCGTGGTGGTGGACATGCGCCTGCCCAAGGAAGGCGCGCCGATCTGGTTCGACATGCTGGCGATTCCAAAGGGCGCTGCGAACCCGGAGGATGCGCATACGTTCATCAATTACCTGCTGCGGCCAGAGGTGATTGCGCCGATCAGCGACTTCGTGGGGTATCCGAACCCGAACAAGGATGCGACCGACAAGGTGAATCCGACGATTCGCAACAACCCCAACCTGTATCCGACGGCAGAGGCGATGGCCAAGCTGTATACCCTCAAGCCTTTGACGCGAAATGCCGAACGGGCCAGGACCCGCGCCTGGACGCGGATAAAGTCCGGTACGTGATGTTGAACCGGGGGCTGCTTTGCAGCCCCCTTCATTTTCTCCAGACTTTGCGTAATTTCATCAAGGCTTCGGCTATCTCGCCCTCCGGCACCGCCGCGAAGCCCAGCACCAGCCCCGCCCGCTTATCCACAGGCACCTCGCAGTCCGCCAACCAGAAATTGCTCAGTGGCGTCACTTCCACTTCCACCGCCTCAGCCTTGGCCACCAACTCCTGCTCCCGAGCAAAGTTATCCACATTGACCTTCACATGCAGCCCAGCCGCCACTTCCGGCATTGCACCCAACCCCGGAATATCCACAGGCCAACCGGCCTTGAGCACATCGCGCCGCTTCAATGCCGCCTTGCGCATACGGCGGATGTGCCGCTGAAAATGGCCACGGGCCATGAACTCGGCCATCACGCACTGGCTGCTGACCTCCGAATGCCGCACCGCTATAGCTCTGCCCTGGCTGAAGGCCTGCACCAGTTTCGACGGAAGCACCAGGTAGCCTAGACGCAACGCCGGGAAGGCGATCTTGCCGAAGGTGCCGACATACAGCACCCGCCCGTGCCGGTCGAGCGCTGCCAGCGGGGCCAGCGGCGCACCGCTGTAGCGATACTCGCCGTCGTAGTCGTCCTCGATGATCCAGCCGTCACTGCGTTCAGCCCAGGCCAGCAATGCCAGGCGACGTGCAAGGCTCATGGTCACCCCGGTCGGGTATTGGTGTGCAGGCGTGACATAGGTCAGTCGGCAATCGGTCAACTGTTCCAGCCGGCCGCAGTCCAGCCCGTCTTCATCCACAGGCACGCCACACACCCGGCCACCCGCGAGCGTGAAGGCATGAGCGGCCGCCCGATAGCCTGGGTTTTCCACAGCCACACCGTCGCCCGGCTGCAGCAGCAACTGTGCACAAAGGCTGATGGCCTGCTGCGCACCGCTTGTGATCACAATTTGTTCAGCCGTACAGCTCAGCCCCCGCGAGCGGCGTAGATAGGCCGCTATCAGATCGCGCAAAGCCGGCTCGCCAGCGGGGTCACCATAGCCCAGTTGTGCAGGCGATGGGTTGCGCCAGAAACCCGCCTGTAGCTTGGCCCAGACGTCAAACGGGAACAGGTCGAATGCTGGAATACCAACGCGAAAAGCACGCGGCAAACCGCTTCTGGGGGGTGGCAAATGGTTGTTTTTCAGGCGCTGCAGAGGCGCGCTGATATGCCTCCCGCTGGATAAATCCTCAGTATTTTCTTGACGAAATGTGGATAAACCTGTTGATAAGCCCAGGTATAACCCTGTGGATACTTGTGTGGACAGTTTTGGCAACCGGCTAACGTAGGTGCCATCACCGACCCGGCTTTCGATGAAGCCCTCGGCATACAGTTGATCGTACGCGCGCACCACGCTGTTGCGTGAAAGCGCCAACATGGCAGCCAGGTCGCGCGTAGCCGGCAGACGAGTACCACTGCTCAGGCGCCCATCCAGCACCCGCGCTCGCAACGCCTGATATAGCTGCTGGCTAAGCCCGCGGCTGCGATCCAGGGCGATCCCGGCAGGGTCGAAAGGCAGTATGAGGGGCGACTCGCGCATGATATTGGACCTATGAAAACAGGCATTAATGGATCTTACCCAGAACCAATAGCCTGCCTAGGATGGAACCATTCGACAAGGATCCCGCCATGTACAACAGTAAGCCGCATCAGGAACACGACCTCACCCGCTTGCACCAGCACATGCTAGACACCCGCCTGGCCGTTCTGGTCAGCCAGGGCGAACAGGGCCTTCTGGCCACGCACCTGCCGGTGCTGGTCGATACCGCCGAGGGCGATTTCGGCACTGTGTATGCCCACCTGGCCCGGGCCAACCGCCAATGGCAAGACCTGCAGCACGGCGGCGAAGCACTGCTGGTATTCCCCGGCGCCGATGCCTATGTCAGCCCCGGCTATTACCCAAGCAAGGCCGAAAACCCCAAGGTGGTGCCGACCTGGAACTACCTGGCGGTGCACGCTTATGGCCCGGCCGAAGTTATCCATGAGGCCGAGCCGCTACTGGCTATCGTAAGCCGCCTGACCGACCGCCACGAACAGGGTCGCAGCGAACCATGGAAAGTCACCGACGCCCCTGCCGACTACATCGAGGGCATGCTCCGCGCCATCGTCGGTATCCGTCTGCCCATCGCGCGCCTGCAAGGTGCGCGCAAGCTCAGCCAGAACCGCTCCGGGCAAGACATCGCTGGTGTGCGCGAAGGCCTGAGCGCCAGCCCCGATCAACTGGACAATCAACTCGCGGCGCACATGCGCCAACTCTGAAGGAATAGCCCATGCCCAACCTTACCCTGCGCCCTGTCACGGCCCAAGATCACGCAGCCTGGCACGCCCTTTGGCAGGCCTACCTGCACTTCTACGAGACCGAGTTGGCCGATGCCGTCAGCCTGAGCACCTGGCAACGCCTGCTCGACCCCAGCGAGCCAACCCATTCGGCACTGGCCTGGGTCGACGGCAAGGCGGTGGGGATGGTCAACTTCATCTACCATCGTTCCAACTGGAGTATCGAGAATTCCTGCTACCTGCAGGACCTGTATGTGGACAGCACGCAACGTGGCCTGGGCATTGGTCGACAGTTGATCGAGCACGTCTACACCACTGCCAAGGCCGACAACTGCATCAAGGTGCACTGGCTGACCCACGAAACCAACGCCACCGCCATCAGCCTGTACCAGCAGGTTGCCGAGCGCTCGGGCTTCATCCAATTCCGTAAAGGCTTGTAGGCCGCACATGACAGACGCATTGAACTGGAAACCCGCCGCAACCCCCCAGGCCGAACCCATTGAAGGCCGCTTCATCCGCCTGGAGAAGCTCGATCCGGGGCGCCATGGCGAAGACCTCTGGGAGGCACTGCAGGGTCCGGCCTCCGATCCGGTGCTGTGGGACTACCTGCCCTACGGCCCGTTCGCCGAACGCGCCGCCTTCGACCGCTGGCTGGAAGGCAACGCTGCTGGCCGCGACCCGCTTTTCTACACCGTCATCGACCGCGCCAGTGGCCAGGCCCAAGGCATCCTCAGCCTGATGTCGATCGTGCCTGAACACGGCCGGATCGAGATCGGCCACATTGCCTTCGGTGCCGCCATGCAGCGCACGCCCAAGGGTACCGAGGCGGTGTACCTGCTGGGCAAGCTGGGCTTCGCGCTGGGTAATCGACGGCTGGAGTGGAAGTGCAATAACGCCAACGCCCGCTCCAAACGTGCGGCAGAGCGATTCGGCTTCGTCTACGAAGGGGTGTTCCGCAAGCACCTGGTGGTGAAGGACCATAACCGCGATACGGCGTGGTATTCGATTACCGATGATGAATGGCCGGCGGTGGCTGCCGGGTTTGAGCGGTGGTTGAGTGAAGAGAACCAGCAGCCGGGTGGCCAGGTGGAAAGCCTTGAGATGTGCCGCAAAGGTTGAGCGGTGTGCTGAATCAGCTCCTACAAGGGATGCGCGTTGTGAGGTGCGGGTGAGTCCGGCACAAAAAAAGGGGAGCATCCGCTCCCCAGAGGTTAACCACTTGTAGATGAGGGCTTAAATCAGCCCTCGATCTCGATCAGGATCTCACCCGGCGTCACGCGATCACCCTTGGCCACATGGATGGCCACGACCTTACCGGCGATGGCCGCCTGCACTTCGGTTTCCATCTTCATGGCTTCGGTGATCAGGACCGCCTGGCCGGCCTTGACCATGTCACCTTCCTTGACCAGCACATCAACGATGTTCCCTGGCATGGTGGTGCTCACGTGGCCAGGGTCGGTCGCTTGCTTGCGCTTGCTGCCGCCACCGCTGACGAACTCGTTGAGTGGCTCGAATACCACTTCCTCCGGCATGCCGTCGATCGACAGATAGAAGTGACGCTTGCCTTCGGCCTTCACGCCCACACCGGTGATGTCGACGCGGTAGGTTTCGCCGTGTACGTCGATCACGAACTCGGTCGGCACGCCTTCACCGCCTGGGGCAGCCACGGCACCGGCTTCCGGAATCGGCAGCAGAACTTCAGGCGTCAAGGTGCCAGCTTCGCGTTCTTCGAGGAACTTGCGGCCAATGTCCGGGAACATGGCAAGGGTCAGCACGTCTTCTTCGCAACGGGCCAGGGCACCGATGTCGCTACGCAACTTGGCCATTTCCGGCTTCAGCAGGTCAGCCGGGCGCACATCGATCACTTCTTCGCTGCCGATAGCCTGGCGACGCAGTTGCTCGTTGACCACACCCGGGGCCTTGCCATAGCCACCTTGCAGGTACAGCTTCACCTCATTGGTGATGGTTTTGTAGCGCTCACCCGCCAGCACGTTGAAGAACGCCTGGGTGCCGACGATCTGCGAGGTCGGGGTGACCAGTGGCGGGAAGCCGAGGTCTTCACGCACACGCGGGATTTCGGCCAGCACTTCGTTCATGCGGTTGAGGGCGCCCTGCTCCTTGAGCTGGTTGGCCAGGTTGGAAATCATGCCGCCCGGTACCTGGTTGACCTGCACCCGGGTGTCTACCGCGGTGAACTCGCTTTCGAACTGGTGGTACTTCTTGCGCACAGCGTAGAAGTACAAGCCGATCTCCTGCAGAAGCTCCAGGTCCAGGCCGGTGTCGAACTCGCTGCCCTTGAGTGCAGCAACCATCGACTCGGTACCCGGATGGCTGGTGCCCCAGGCGAAGCTGGAGATGGCGGTGTCGATGTGGTCCGCGCCATTTTCCACGGCCTTCAGCTGGCACATGGCTGCCAGGCCGGCGGTATCGTGGGAGTGAATGAACACCGGCAGCGACTGTTCTGCCTTCAGCGCCTTGACCAGCTCGCCAGTGGCGAACGGGGTCAGCAGGCCGGCCATGTCCTTGATCGCCACCGAGTCGCAACCCATGGCTTCCATCTGCTTGGCCTGGTTCACGAAGGCTTCGATGGTGTGTACCGGGCTGGTGGTGTAAGCGATGGTGCCCTGGGCGTGCTTGCCGGCGGCCTTGACCGCTTCGATGGCCACGCGCAGGTTACGCACGTCGTTCATGGCGTCGAAAATGCGGAACACATCGATGCCGTTGACCGCCGCCTTGGCGACGAAGGCCTTGACCACGTCGTCGCTGTAATGACGGTAGCCCAACAGGTTCTGGCCGCGCAGCAGCATTTGCAGGCGGGTGTTTGGCAGCGCTGCGCGCAGCTTGCGCAGGCGCTCCCACGGGTCTTCCTTGAGGAAGCGCACGCAGGCGTCGAAGGTTGCACCACCCCAGACTTCCAGCGACCAGTAGCCAACCTTGTCGAGCTTGTCGCAGATCGGCAGCATGTCTTCGGTACGCATGCGGGTAGCCAGCAGGGACTGGTGAGCGTCGCGCAGGATCGTGTCGGTTACGTGAATTTTCTTGGACATTATAGGGTTCCTCACAGGCCTGCGTGGGCGGCGATGGCGGCGGCGATGGCCAGGGCCAGCTCTTCGGGTTTGCGCTTGATCGAGTAGTTGGTCAATTCAGGGTGGCTTTCGACAAAGCTGGTATTGAACTGGCCGCTACGGAATTCCGGATTGCGCAGGATTTCCTGGTAGTACGCGGCGGTGGTCTTCACCCCTTGCACGCGCATGTCGTCCAGGGCCCGCAGGCCGCGGTCCATGGCTTCTTCCCAGGTCAACGCCCACACCACCAGTTTCAGGCACATGGAGTCGTAGAACGGTGGAATGGTATAGCCGGTGTAGATCGCCGTGTCGGTGCGCACGCCCGGGCCGCCGGGGGCGTAGTAACGGGTGATCTTGCCGAAGCTGGGCAGGAAGTTGTTTTTCGGGTCTTCAGCATTGATACGGAACTGCAGGGCGTAGCCGCGGTGCTGAATGTCTTCCTGCTTGACCGACAGTGGCAGCCCCGAGGCGATGCGGATCTGCTCACGAACGATGTCGATACCGGTGATTTCCTCGGTAATAGTGTGTTCCACCTGCACCCGGGTGTTCATTTCCATGAAGTACACTTCGCCATCGGCGAGCAGGAACTCCACGGTACCGGCGTTCTCGTAATTCACCGCTTTGGCCGCACGCACCGCCAGGTCGCCGATGTAGGCGCGCTGCTCAGGAGTGAGCTGTGGGCTGGGGGCAATTTCGATGAGCTTCTGGTTACGGCGCTGGATAGAGCAGTCGCGCTCGAACAGGTGCACTACGTTACCGAAGCTGTCACCGAGAATTTGCGCCTCGATGTGCTTAGGGTTGACGATGCATTTCTCCAGGAACACTTCGGCCGAACCGAATGCCTTGGTCGCCTCGGAAATGACCCGTGGGAAGTTCTGTTCCAGTTCTTCGCGGCTATTGCAACGGCGAATACCACGGCCGCCACCACCGGAGGTGGCCTTGAGCATCACCGGATAACCGATGCGGTCACCTTCGCTCAGGGCTTCATGAATATCGGCAACGTTACCTTCGGTGCCCGGGGTTACCGGCACACCGGCGGCGATCATGGTGCGGCGCGCTTCGGTCTTGTCGCCCATACGGCGAATCACGTCGGCGGCCGGGCCGATGAACTTGATCCCGCGCTCGGCGCAAATTTCTGCCAGTTCAGCGTTTTCCGAAAGGAAACCGTAGCCTGGGTGCAGGGCATCACAGCCGGTTTCCACAGCCAGGTTCACCAGCTTGCGCGGGTTGAGGTAACCGGCCAGCGGCTCGGCACCGATGCTGTGTGCTTCGTCAGCGCGCTTGACGTGCAAGGCATGCCGGTCGGCGTCGGAAAAGATCGCTACCGAGCGAATGCCCATCTCGGCGCAAGCACGCACGATCCGAACTGCGATTTCACCTCGGTTGGCGATCAGGATTTTTTTTATCACTGGAGTCTTCCCAAAGCCGTAGGAACAGTCGAGCCGGTTCTACCGGTCGGCGCGTGACCAGACGTTGCTAGCCAGTCGCGTATTCACCCTAGCGCTGTAGGTCGATAAACAAAAATCAATATTTGTTAGAGGCTGTATTAGCAAAAGCTTATAGTTGGGTAACAAGGTGTTGCCGACGAGCTGATTAAAATGCGTAAGTCCTTGATGCGTATGACATTGCGTCAACTCCAGATCTTTAACGAGGTGTGCGATTTGCGGTCGTACAGCCGTGCTGCGGAGGAGATGGCGCTGACGCAACCCGCCGTTAGTCTACAGATCCGCCAGCTTGAAGAGCTGATTGGCCAGCCATTGTTCGAGTACGTGGGCAAGAAGCTCTACCTGACCGAGGCGGCCGAGGCCCTGCAGCGCGCCAGCCACGATATCTTCGGGCGCCTGGAGAGCCTGGACATGCAGCTGTCGGACATGCAGGGCTCACTGCAGGGTCAGTTGAAACTGGCGATCGAGTCCAGTGCCAAGTACTTCGTGCCACACCTGTTCGCCGCCTTCAAGCAGCGTCACCCGGAAGTCAACCTGACCCTGACGGTGGTCAATCGTGCCCAAGCCATCCGCCGTCTTTCCGATAACCGCGACGACCTGATCATCATGTCGATGGTGCCGCAAGACATGGGCCTGGAGTTTCTGCCGTTCCTCAACAACCCGATCGTTGCGGTTGCGCCGCCACAGCACCCGCTGTGCAAGCTGGAGCAGTTGCGCATGCAGGACCTGGAGCCTCATACCCTGCTGGTCCGCGAGCAAGGTTCGGGAACACGCAAGGCGTGCGAAGAGTACTTCAAGGACAAGCGCGTGCATTTCGCCCAGACGCTTGAAGTAGCCTCGGCCGATGCCCAGCGCGAATGCGTGATCGCCGGGCTGGGGATCGCCCTGTTGACCCGTCACGCCGTCAACCTGGAATTGGCTACCGGGATGCTGAAGGAATTACCGGTCGAGGAGCTACCGCTGTACCGTAGCTGGTGCGTGGTGCAGGCCAAGGCCAAGCGGCAGTCACCGGTGGCCTTGGCGTTTCTTGCATTCATACGCGGCGAACGTGCTCTTATCAGCGCGCTTGTTGAACGTTTTTCGGGGAAGTTGCCGCCGACGACTGCCATACCGTGAGTGCTTGCAGCTCGGGGTAGTCCGCCAGGTCGCGGAGCAATTGACGTTGGTCGCAATAGCTCTCGATCGCGCGGCGGTATTCCATACGGCGCTGATCCTTTTCCTGCTGCTTGCGAGCCTTGGCGTTGGGTTGGTACGTACCGTCGAAGTCACGAGCCATTGCCTGTCTCCCAGATAGTATGCGGGAGTTTCAGACTGGCCTTGATGGTTTACCGTTTGGCGGTGGAATGGTGACAGAATCGTGAATTTTCACTGCCTGTACCGGCCTCTTCGCGGGCTTGCCCCGTTCACACAGGAATTGCACCGATTTATAGAAGTGCACAGTACCTGTGGGAGCGGGCAAGCCCGCGAACAGGCCAGTACAGGTTGAATTCAGTCGTCGGTAGCCTTGATCGACTTGGGCGACAGACGCAAGCTGCGCAAGCTGCGTTTCACGCTCTTCAGGTGGTTGACCAGGCTAGGCCCGCGCGCCATGGCAACGCCCATGGCCAGCACGTCGATCACCACCAGGTGGGCAATACGCGAGGTCAGTGGGGTGTAGATCTCGGTGTCTTCATGCACGTCGATCGCCAGGTTGACCGTCGATAGCTCGGCCAGCGGCGTCTGGCTGGGGCACAGGGTAATCAGGTTGGCGCCGCTCTCACGCACCAGGTTGGCAGTGATCAGCAGGTCCTTGGAACGGCCCGACTGGGAAATACACACCGCCACATCGCCCGGTTTCAGGGTAACGGCCGACATCGCTTGCATGTGGGGGTCGGAATACGCTGCCGCGCTGAGCAGCAGGCGGAAGAACTTGTGCTGGGCATCGGCCGCAACCGCACCGGACGCGCCAAAGCCATAGAACTCTACCCGCTGCGCCTGGGCCATGGCGCTCACGGCTTGTTGCAGCGCCTGCGGATCAAGGTGCTCGCGCACTTCCATCAGGGTGTGCAGGGTGGTGTCGAAGATCTTCAGGCTGTAGTCGGCGACCGAATCGTCTTCGTGGATGGCGAACTGACCGAAGCTGGCCCCGGCAGCCAGGCTTTGCGCCAGCTTCAGCTTCAGGTCCTGGAAGCCCGAGCAGCCAATGGCCCGGCAGAAACGCACGATGGTCGGCTCACTGATACCCACGCTGTGCGCCAAATCGGCCATGGAGCTGTGCATGACGGCAGCCGGGTCGAGCAGCACGTGGTCGGCCACTTTCAGTTCCGATTTGCGCAGCAAGTGGCGCGATTGGGCGATATGTTGCAACAGATTCACAGGCGGGACTCGGTTATGATCGGCTTGCCGGGTTGTAGCTTTCTTGTAGTTATACTACATGGACGCCAACCCGCCCAGTTAAACGAACGTGGAGAGTGGTGGTTTGACTATTCCTTGCGACATTCTGGTCTTCGGCGGCACCGGTGATCTGGCCCTGCACAAATTGCTTCCGGCGCTCTACCACCTGTTTCGCGAGGCCCGTCTGAACCCTGCCGTGCGGGTCATCGCACTGGCCAGGCGCAACCTGCCACGCATCGACTATCTGAAGCTCGCCGAACGCCATTGTCGGGCGCAGATTGCCCGCAGCGACTTCGACGAAGAGGTGTGGCAGCGGTTTTCCGCACGGGTCGACTACTTCCCGATGGATGCTTCACAGAGCGCCGACTTCGGCCGCCTGGCACGCTACCTGGGCGAACCCGGTGGACTGACACGCATCTTCTACCTGGCCACCGCTCCCAACCTGTTCGTGCCGATTGCCAACCACCTGCGCATTGCCGGACTGGCCGACACCGAAGCGCGCATCGTGCTGGAAAAACCGATCGGCCATTCGCTGGAATCGGCCACTGCCATCAATGAAGCGATTGGCACGGTGTTCGAAGAAAGACAGGTGTTCCGCATCGACCACTACCTGGGCAAGGAAACCGTGCAGAACCTGATGGCCCTGCGTTTTGCCAATGCCCTGCTGGAGCCGGTGTGGCGCAACAACCAGGTCGACCATGTCCAGATCAGCGTTTGCGAGACACTGGGCGTAGAAAACCGCGGTGCCTACTACGATCGCGCCGGGGCTATTCGCGACATGCTGCAGAACCACCTGCTGCAGCTGCTGTGCCTGGTGGCCATGGAGCCACCCGCGCAATTCGAGGCAGAGGCGGTACGCGACGAAAAGGTGAAAATCCTGCGCGCCCTCAAGCCGATCACCGGCCAGGATGTGCAGGACAAGACGGTACGCGGCCAATATGGGGCCGGGCGTATCGGCGGCCAGGAAGTGCCGGCCTACTACTTTGAAAAGGACGTCGACAACGACAGCGATACCGAAACTTTCGTGGCCATCGAGGCGCATATCGACAACTGGCGCTGGGCGGGCGTGCCTTTCTATCTGCGCACCGGCAAACGCATGGCGCGGCGCGCTTCGCAGATCGTCATCCAGTTCAAGCCAGTGCCTCACGAACTGTTCAGCGGCGGCCAGGTCAACCAGTTGCTGATACAGCTGCAACCGGACGAACGCATCAGCCTGCGCATGATGACCAAGAGCCCAGGCAAGGGCATGCGCCTGGAACCCGTGGACCTGGACCTTAATCTGGCCCAGGTGTTCAGCCAGACTCGCCGCTGGGAAGCCTACGAGCGTCTGCTGCTGGATGTGCTCGAAGGTGATTCGACACTGTTCATGCGCCGCGATGAAGTGGAAGCAGCCTGGGCTTGGGTAGATCCAATCATCAAGGGCTGTGAAGAGCACTTCCAGGCGCCCCGCCCCTACCCGGCTGGCAGTTTCGGGCCCGAACAAGCCAACAGCCTGCTCGCCAGGCATGGCAGGCACTGGCATGGCTGAATGGCCTGCGCGATGGCGCGA encodes:
- a CDS encoding polyamine ABC transporter substrate-binding protein, coding for MVRLKRLLAPFIAATLFAGALHAQAEQRTLRVYNWFDYITPQTLTAFQKDSGVKLVYDIFDTNEALEAKLLTGNSGYDVVVPSNVFLAKQIEAGVFQPLDRSKLPNWQHLDPALMKLIEANDPGNKFAVPYMYGTVLIGFNPAKVKAALGDNAPVDSWDLIFKEENIAKLKQCGVALLDSPSEILPLALQYLGLPPNSDKPADYKKAEELMLKIRPHITYFHSSKYMADIANGDICVAVGYSGSFSQAANRAREANNGVVVDMRLPKEGAPIWFDMLAIPKGAANPEDAHTFINYLLRPEVIAPISDFVGYPNPNKDATDKVNPTIRNNPNLYPTAEAMAKLYTLKPLTRNAERARTRAWTRIKSGT
- a CDS encoding LysR family transcriptional regulator — protein: MRKSLMRMTLRQLQIFNEVCDLRSYSRAAEEMALTQPAVSLQIRQLEELIGQPLFEYVGKKLYLTEAAEALQRASHDIFGRLESLDMQLSDMQGSLQGQLKLAIESSAKYFVPHLFAAFKQRHPEVNLTLTVVNRAQAIRRLSDNRDDLIIMSMVPQDMGLEFLPFLNNPIVAVAPPQHPLCKLEQLRMQDLEPHTLLVREQGSGTRKACEEYFKDKRVHFAQTLEVASADAQRECVIAGLGIALLTRHAVNLELATGMLKELPVEELPLYRSWCVVQAKAKRQSPVALAFLAFIRGERALISALVERFSGKLPPTTAIP
- a CDS encoding FMN-binding negative transcriptional regulator, with translation MYNSKPHQEHDLTRLHQHMLDTRLAVLVSQGEQGLLATHLPVLVDTAEGDFGTVYAHLARANRQWQDLQHGGEALLVFPGADAYVSPGYYPSKAENPKVVPTWNYLAVHAYGPAEVIHEAEPLLAIVSRLTDRHEQGRSEPWKVTDAPADYIEGMLRAIVGIRLPIARLQGARKLSQNRSGQDIAGVREGLSASPDQLDNQLAAHMRQL
- a CDS encoding GNAT family N-acetyltransferase, coding for MTDALNWKPAATPQAEPIEGRFIRLEKLDPGRHGEDLWEALQGPASDPVLWDYLPYGPFAERAAFDRWLEGNAAGRDPLFYTVIDRASGQAQGILSLMSIVPEHGRIEIGHIAFGAAMQRTPKGTEAVYLLGKLGFALGNRRLEWKCNNANARSKRAAERFGFVYEGVFRKHLVVKDHNRDTAWYSITDDEWPAVAAGFERWLSEENQQPGGQVESLEMCRKG
- a CDS encoding GNAT family N-acetyltransferase translates to MPNLTLRPVTAQDHAAWHALWQAYLHFYETELADAVSLSTWQRLLDPSEPTHSALAWVDGKAVGMVNFIYHRSNWSIENSCYLQDLYVDSTQRGLGIGRQLIEHVYTTAKADNCIKVHWLTHETNATAISLYQQVAERSGFIQFRKGL
- a CDS encoding acetyl-CoA carboxylase biotin carboxylase subunit, which codes for MIKKILIANRGEIAVRIVRACAEMGIRSVAIFSDADRHALHVKRADEAHSIGAEPLAGYLNPRKLVNLAVETGCDALHPGYGFLSENAELAEICAERGIKFIGPAADVIRRMGDKTEARRTMIAAGVPVTPGTEGNVADIHEALSEGDRIGYPVMLKATSGGGGRGIRRCNSREELEQNFPRVISEATKAFGSAEVFLEKCIVNPKHIEAQILGDSFGNVVHLFERDCSIQRRNQKLIEIAPSPQLTPEQRAYIGDLAVRAAKAVNYENAGTVEFLLADGEVYFMEMNTRVQVEHTITEEITGIDIVREQIRIASGLPLSVKQEDIQHRGYALQFRINAEDPKNNFLPSFGKITRYYAPGGPGVRTDTAIYTGYTIPPFYDSMCLKLVVWALTWEEAMDRGLRALDDMRVQGVKTTAAYYQEILRNPEFRSGQFNTSFVESHPELTNYSIKRKPEELALAIAAAIAAHAGL
- a CDS encoding PLP-dependent aminotransferase family protein, translated to MRESPLILPFDPAGIALDRSRGLSQQLYQALRARVLDGRLSSGTRLPATRDLAAMLALSRNSVVRAYDQLYAEGFIESRVGDGTYVSRLPKLSTQVSTGLYLGLSTGLSTFRQENTEDLSSGRHISAPLQRLKNNHLPPPRSGLPRAFRVGIPAFDLFPFDVWAKLQAGFWRNPSPAQLGYGDPAGEPALRDLIAAYLRRSRGLSCTAEQIVITSGAQQAISLCAQLLLQPGDGVAVENPGYRAAAHAFTLAGGRVCGVPVDEDGLDCGRLEQLTDCRLTYVTPAHQYPTGVTMSLARRLALLAWAERSDGWIIEDDYDGEYRYSGAPLAPLAALDRHGRVLYVGTFGKIAFPALRLGYLVLPSKLVQAFSQGRAIAVRHSEVSSQCVMAEFMARGHFQRHIRRMRKAALKRRDVLKAGWPVDIPGLGAMPEVAAGLHVKVNVDNFAREQELVAKAEAVEVEVTPLSNFWLADCEVPVDKRAGLVLGFAAVPEGEIAEALMKLRKVWRK
- the hexR gene encoding transcriptional regulator HexR, which produces MNLLQHIAQSRHLLRKSELKVADHVLLDPAAVMHSSMADLAHSVGISEPTIVRFCRAIGCSGFQDLKLKLAQSLAAGASFGQFAIHEDDSVADYSLKIFDTTLHTLMEVREHLDPQALQQAVSAMAQAQRVEFYGFGASGAVAADAQHKFFRLLLSAAAYSDPHMQAMSAVTLKPGDVAVCISQSGRSKDLLITANLVRESGANLITLCPSQTPLAELSTVNLAIDVHEDTEIYTPLTSRIAHLVVIDVLAMGVAMARGPSLVNHLKSVKRSLRSLRLSPKSIKATDD
- a CDS encoding PA3496 family putative envelope integrity protein, with product MARDFDGTYQPNAKARKQQEKDQRRMEYRRAIESYCDQRQLLRDLADYPELQALTVWQSSAATSPKNVQQAR
- the oadA gene encoding sodium-extruding oxaloacetate decarboxylase subunit alpha, with translation MSKKIHVTDTILRDAHQSLLATRMRTEDMLPICDKLDKVGYWSLEVWGGATFDACVRFLKEDPWERLRKLRAALPNTRLQMLLRGQNLLGYRHYSDDVVKAFVAKAAVNGIDVFRIFDAMNDVRNLRVAIEAVKAAGKHAQGTIAYTTSPVHTIEAFVNQAKQMEAMGCDSVAIKDMAGLLTPFATGELVKALKAEQSLPVFIHSHDTAGLAAMCQLKAVENGADHIDTAISSFAWGTSHPGTESMVAALKGSEFDTGLDLELLQEIGLYFYAVRKKYHQFESEFTAVDTRVQVNQVPGGMISNLANQLKEQGALNRMNEVLAEIPRVREDLGFPPLVTPTSQIVGTQAFFNVLAGERYKTITNEVKLYLQGGYGKAPGVVNEQLRRQAIGSEEVIDVRPADLLKPEMAKLRSDIGALARCEEDVLTLAMFPDIGRKFLEEREAGTLTPEVLLPIPEAGAVAAPGGEGVPTEFVIDVHGETYRVDITGVGVKAEGKRHFYLSIDGMPEEVVFEPLNEFVSGGGSKRKQATDPGHVSTTMPGNIVDVLVKEGDMVKAGQAVLITEAMKMETEVQAAIAGKVVAIHVAKGDRVTPGEILIEIEG